The genome window CGCGCTTTTCGCGGTTGCGCACGTCCTCGAGGGTGAGCTTCCAGCGCTTGTGCGGCTTTTTCAGGCGTTCGGCGAAGCGTTCGAGCTGCTCCTTCGCGGAGATGTGGAGGAACAGCTTGACCAGCACCACGCCGTCGTCGGTCAGCATCTTCTCGAACGCGTTGATTTCCTCGAACGCGCGCTTCCACTCGGATTTCTTCGCGAAGCCTTCGATCCGCTCCACCAGCACCCGGCCGTACCAGCTGCGGTCGAACACCGCGATGTCGCCCTTCGCCGGCAGGCGTTGCCAGAAGCGGTAGAGGTAGTGCTTGCCCTGATCCTCGGGCGACGGCGCGGCGATCGACCAGGCGTCGAGGTGGCGGGGGTCGAGGCGCTCGCCGAGACGGCGGATCGCGCCGCCCTTGCCCGCCGCGTCCCACCCCTCGAAGGCGACGATCGCGCGCCGTCCCTCGGCGACGTAGCGCTGCTGGAGGATCAGCAGATCGAGCTGGAGCTTTCCGAGTCGGCGTTCGTACTCCTCGACCGAGGGGATCCGGCGGGTGAGGTCGACCTCGTCGAGAGAGGGGGCGGACTTGGCTTTCCGGGCGGCCATCGGCGGTTTGCCTCGCGATCGGTGGGGTGGTTTTTCCAACTATGGGCAGCGCATCCGGAAGAGGCAATCGGGAGGAGAATTTTTCCTGCGATTCCGCTAGGATAAACTGGAACCGCGGGCGCGGGCGTGGCAAACACGACGCGACGCGGGAAGACGGGGCGCGGGAAGAGACCTTGACCCTTGCGGCCATGCGCCCCCAGTTACTCCATGGCGATATTTTCTCCTGGGGGAACCGGCCCGACCGCGGTTGCGGCGGGCGTCGGCTGCCGCCCTTTGTTGTGTGTGTGCTTTCCCAACGACATCACGCCCGCATCCGGCGGGTGAAACTATGGAGGATGGACTATGACGGTTCGGGTAGCGATCAATGGCTTCGGCCGTATCGGACGCCTGGTTTTCCGCGCCCTGGTCGAGTCGGGGCGCAACGACATCGAGGTCGTGGCGATCAACGATCTCGGCTCGCCCGAAGCCAACGCCCATCTCGTGATGTTCGATTCCGTCCACGGCCGCCTGCCCGAGGAAGTCACCGTCGCGGGCGACGTGATGAGCGTCGGCAATCGCAAGGTGAAGGTCCTGGCGATGCGCGATCCGGCGCAGCTGCCGTGGAAGGATCTCGGCATCGATATCGCGATCGAGGCGACCGGCATCTTCACCGATCGCGACAAGGCGAAGGTCCACCTCGACGCCGGGGCGAAGCGCGTGCTGGTGTCCGCGCCCTCCAACGGCGCCGATCTCACCGTCGTCTACGGCGTCAACCACGACAAGCTGACCAAGGACCACCTGGTGGTCTCCAACGCCTCGTGCACCACCAACTGCCTCGCCCCGGTCGCCTACGTGCTGCACAAGGCGTT of uncultured Alphaproteobacteria bacterium contains these proteins:
- a CDS encoding conserved hypothetical protein (Evidence 4 : Homologs of previously reported genes of unknown function); this translates as MAARKAKSAPSLDEVDLTRRIPSVEEYERRLGKLQLDLLILQQRYVAEGRRAIVAFEGWDAAGKGGAIRRLGERLDPRHLDAWSIAAPSPEDQGKHYLYRFWQRLPAKGDIAVFDRSWYGRVLVERIEGFAKKSEWKRAFEEINAFEKMLTDDGVVLVKLFLHISAKEQLERFAERLKKPHKRWKLTLEDVRNREKRGEYEAAIAEMFEKTHTKHAPWTVVSGEYKLNGRIEVLEAIAAALGREVPATPPPMDPAVEAEIRKRLGLSDED
- the epd gene encoding D-erythrose 4-phosphate dehydrogenase (Evidence 2a : Function of homologous gene experimentally demonstrated in an other organism; PubMedId : 2124629, 2546007, 7751290, 9182530; Product type e : enzyme) — its product is MTVRVAINGFGRIGRLVFRALVESGRNDIEVVAINDLGSPEANAHLVMFDSVHGRLPEEVTVAGDVMSVGNRKVKVLAMRDPAQLPWKDLGIDIAIEATGIFTDRDKAKVHLDAGAKRVLVSAPSNGADLTVVYGVNHDKLTKDHLVVSNASCTTNCLAPVAYVLHKAFGIEHGFMTTVHSYTGDQRVVDTLHKDLHRARAAALSMIPTTTGAAKAVGLVLPELKGKLDGSSIRVPTPNVSMVDFKCVLKRAVTADEIHAAVKEAAAGPLKGVLAVNGRPLVSCDFNHNPASSTFDLGETKVIDGTFVRVLSWYDNEWGFSNRMLDTAAAMAKLI